The genomic DNA CGGCGAGCGACCTTGCCATCAACGGCGGCGGCTTCTTCATCGTTTCGGGCAATGGCGGTGAGAACTTCCTGACGCGTGCCGGCTCCTTCGTTCCGGACAAGAACGGCAACCTCGTCAACACCGCCGGCTTCACGCTGATGGGCTACGAGTACAAGGCCGGCGTCGATCCGACCGTCGTCGTCAACGGTTTTGACGGCCTGGTACCGGTCCAGCTCAAGGACGAGGGCCTGGTCGCCGCTGGCTCGACCAAGGGTACGATGGAAGCAAACCTGCCGTCGGGCGCGGCCGTCAACGATCAATCGAAGACCTCGATGGTTGTTTACGACAGCCAGGGCAACACCCGCATCCTCGATTTCACCTACACCAAGACAGGTCCGAACGCCTGGGGCCTGAGCGTCGTCGATCGCACATCGGGCACTACAGTCGGTACCCAGACCATGACGTTCGACGCGGCCGGCAAGCGCATCGGCGCCGTCCCCGCGACGCTGACGACGACGGCCATCAACAACCTGCCCGGTACCGGCGCCAACCTTGGTGCGATCACGATCGACACCTCCAAGACCACACAGCTCGGTGGAGACTTCAGCAGCACCGGCGGTGGCATCGACGGCAGCAAGCCGAGCAAAATGTCGGGCTTCGAGATCGACAAGGAAGGCATCGTTTACGTCAAGTATGGCGACGGCAACCTCATCCCCAAGTTCCGGATCGCCCTTGCGACCGTCCAGAGCCCGGACAAGCTGCAGCCGCAGTCCGGCAACGTCTACTCGCAAGGGGCGGATTCAGGCGTTATTGTCACCGGTTTTGCCGGCTCTGGCGCTTTCGGCAACATCCAGTCCAAGGCACTCGAAAACTCCAACGTCGACATCGCCAACGAGCTGACCTCGATGATCGAGGCGCAGCGCAACTACACGGCAAACTCCAAGGTGTTCCAGACCGCCTCGGACCTGCTTGACGTGCTTGTCAACCTGAAACGGTAATTGAAAGAGATACGGTCCGCGTCATGTCGCTGTCCTCCGCAATATCCATCGCACAGCAGGCCTTCAGCAACACGGCGCAACAGACCGCGATCGTGTCGAAGAACATCGCGAATGCGGGCAATGCGGATTATTCGCGTCGCCTTGCCCTCTTGGGCAGCACCGGCAACGGCGCGCAGGTCGTATCCATCTACCGGGCACAGAACGAGGCGCTGCTCAAGCAGAGCATCGCCAGCATCGGCGAAGCCTCCGGCCAGGCGCGGCTTCGCGATGGCCTGGAACTCCTGAAATCGGCTCTCGGCGGTAACAACTACGAGACTGCGCCGTCAAAGCTGCTGTCGGAGTTTCGCAACAGCCTGCAGACGCTGGCCTCGACCCCGGGCAACAAGACGATTGCGGCGGCAGCGGTCACCAGCGCCCAGGACCTTGCCGATTCCCTGAACAAGACCTCTGCCGCCGTGCAGAACATGCGCGAAGATGCCGACAAGGAAATCGCCCTTGAGGTCGACAAGCTGAACAGCCTGCTTGCGGACTTCGAGCGGGTGAACAACGAGGTCAAGTCGGCGACTGCATCCGGTGGCGATGCGAACGATGCGCTTGACCAGCGCGACAAGATCCTGAAGCAGATTTCGGAGATCGTCGGCATCTCCACCGTTACGCGCGGCAACAACGATACGGTGATCTTCACCACCGACGGCACGGTGCTTTTCGAGAACATTCCGCGCCAGGTGACGTTCGCGCCGACAACGACCTATGATGCGACCGTCACAGGCAACAAGATCTTCGTCGACGGCGTACCGATCGCCCCCGGAAGTGGCGCAGATACGACCGCCAAGGGCAAGCTTGCGAGCCTCGTGCAGCTGCGCGACGACATTGGGCCGAAGTTCCAGTCGCAGCTGGACGAGATCGCCCGTGGTCTCGTCGAGCTTTTCAAGGAAGGCAACCCCAGCGGGGTGCCGCCGGTTCCCTACCAGCCGGGCCTCTTTACCTGGGGAAGCGCGGGTGTGCCGGCTGCCGGCACCGTCGTTCCCGGACTGGCATCGAAGATCACTGTCAACGCTCTGGCCAAGGCCAACCCGCTTCTTTTGCGTGACGGCGGCTTCAACGGCGTTGTGTCGAACCCTGGCGGTGCGGCAAATCCGAGCCCCGGCTACACGGGCCTTCTCGACGGCTTCATCAACAAGATGGGCGAGAACATGACGTTCGACCCGTCGACCGGTCTCGACGGAACCAGCAGCCTGCTGAACTTCGCGACCGGGTCGGTCGGCTGGCTGGAGCAGACCCGAAAGACGGCATCGACCGCCGACGACAACAAGCGCGCTATGCTGTCGCGCACCCAGGAAGCGCTCAGCAAGCAGACCGGGGTCAGCATTGACGAGGAACTGTCGCT from Ensifer adhaerens includes the following:
- a CDS encoding flagellar hook protein FlgE → MSLYGSMRTGVSGMNAQSNRLGTVAENIANANTTGYKRASTEFSSMILPSGGGNYNSGGVETQVRYSISQQGGTSYTTSASDLAINGGGFFIVSGNGGENFLTRAGSFVPDKNGNLVNTAGFTLMGYEYKAGVDPTVVVNGFDGLVPVQLKDEGLVAAGSTKGTMEANLPSGAAVNDQSKTSMVVYDSQGNTRILDFTYTKTGPNAWGLSVVDRTSGTTVGTQTMTFDAAGKRIGAVPATLTTTAINNLPGTGANLGAITIDTSKTTQLGGDFSSTGGGIDGSKPSKMSGFEIDKEGIVYVKYGDGNLIPKFRIALATVQSPDKLQPQSGNVYSQGADSGVIVTGFAGSGAFGNIQSKALENSNVDIANELTSMIEAQRNYTANSKVFQTASDLLDVLVNLKR
- the flgK gene encoding flagellar hook-associated protein FlgK, translating into MSLSSAISIAQQAFSNTAQQTAIVSKNIANAGNADYSRRLALLGSTGNGAQVVSIYRAQNEALLKQSIASIGEASGQARLRDGLELLKSALGGNNYETAPSKLLSEFRNSLQTLASTPGNKTIAAAAVTSAQDLADSLNKTSAAVQNMREDADKEIALEVDKLNSLLADFERVNNEVKSATASGGDANDALDQRDKILKQISEIVGISTVTRGNNDTVIFTTDGTVLFENIPRQVTFAPTTTYDATVTGNKIFVDGVPIAPGSGADTTAKGKLASLVQLRDDIGPKFQSQLDEIARGLVELFKEGNPSGVPPVPYQPGLFTWGSAGVPAAGTVVPGLASKITVNALAKANPLLLRDGGFNGVVSNPGGAANPSPGYTGLLDGFINKMGENMTFDPSTGLDGTSSLLNFATGSVGWLEQTRKTASTADDNKRAMLSRTQEALSKQTGVSIDEELSLLLDLEQSYKASAKLVSTVDAMMAALMEAVR